The sequence TGCTAGCCAGATAACGATCGGCTCAAGAATTAAAAATCGGATCGGTATATGTAATCCGAGGATAAGAAGAGAGTTTTTTCCTACCCGGGAAAGGGGTTGGTAGTTTTCTAACAGTTTGCCGAGCGCTGCAACTAGCACGATGCCTGAAAATGCAATCAGCACAAACAGGGCGTATCGGCGAGGGTAGTAAAGCGAAACTGTTTTGTAGTAATTGGGTATTTTATCCGCCAGAATGGCTCCCCAGATATTAATGACAGCTGCAACAGTTATAAATGCGCAAGCGGCCCAAGCCTGGAGTTTTTTGAGATTATAAATGATGCTGGAATTGGCGCAGTAGTAACCCACACAATAGAAAATAAGATAATATGCCGCCGCATCAGCCGACCACGGAAGATTTGGTTGTGACGTGTACGGATAGCCTAAATACGACGCGACTAGCGTAACAAGGAAGATTGCGACGGGAATCCGGAGAATCTTTCGGATCGAGAAAAAAGCAATTTCAACCACAAACAGGGCTGGCAAAAACCAAAGTGCTTCATTAAATGGCATTTGTTGCCGCTTTGCCATAATAATGTCGAGCATGATGGGCGTCACTCGATGGGCTTGAGGTAAAAATAATGCTACCGAGAAAAATGTAAAAATCAGATACGGTAGTATTATCGACCTAAAGCGCGCGGCGGCGAAGGGTAATAAAAAAGGGTGTCGCTCTGGTTTAAAGAGAAAGCCAGAAATAAAAAAGAAGAGCGGCATATGGAATAGATAAATGTAATCGAATATCCGGTCCGAGATCCAGTCTTGCCCGTTAATGAGCATATGCCCGAATACAACAAGAATTATGCCGACTCCCTTCATCGCATCGACATAGTCGATTCGTTGTGAGGTTGGTGAGCCTCTCTCGGTAATTATTTTTTCCATAATGGGATATGTTTTATCGGTATCTACGATGAAAAATTTTTATAGCCGCCTACTGCAATAAGTGCACTCATGGGTTTTTATCCAGGCGTATTCTCGCCTGGCGCACCCATGGGCTCTCGTTGAGAACGGGGAAGCCACGAAGTAATGTCGGATGCAGAAGGGGCGTTTCGCTAAGCGGCCAAAGCGCAACTAACGGCCGTTGAGGGCGTTAGCGCGGTGGCATTGTTGTTACTGGCCAGGCTCTAGATCTGAGTAAATCTGTGGGGGCGGTGCGGCTGCAAGGATTTCGTTAGTCCTGCCACCGCACGCCGCCACCTTTATTACAGTGGGAAGTTCGCTAATGACGCTCCCGCACGCGTCACAATCATCAGCAGCACCTGCACGATCACGAATAAAAGAATAGGTGACAGGTCAATGCCGCCAAGTTGCGGGATCACGCGCCGTAACGGATTGAGTAATGGTGCGGTCAGTTGATAAAGAATCGGCATGGCAGGTGAGCGTGGATTGAGCCACGACAGCAGCGCCATCAGAATGGTGAGCCAGATCACCAGATTCAACGCCCATTTAATTACCATCAAGACCGCAATGATGAGCGACAGCGGTAATTGCTCGAATGGATCGGTGCCGGTTACGGCCACCATCGCCAGGCCGTAGACAAAGGCGGTCAGCAGTGCTGCCACGATGGTGGCCCAGTCGACGCCGCGTGTGCCGGGAATCGCACGGCGTAGCGGCAGGACGAGCCAGTTGGTGACTTGCAGCACGGTGCTGGTCACTGGGTTGTACGGGGGCATGCGCACGACTTGCAGCCATGCGCGCAGCAGCAGCGCCGCGCCGAATAGAGTGAAAACCGTGCTGAGCAGAAAATGGGCGATTTCGCCGAACATCTCGTGTCCTTTCCTTCAAAAAATATCCGGGGCAAATCCCGTTGGTGAGGTGCCGCAAAAGCAGCGCCAGGCATAGCCGAGCGCCTGGTGCTGCAAGCGCGGCGGTCCGTCGCGCGGCGTCACATTATCACGGCTTACTGGCGGCTTGCCTTTATGGGCGAAATATCACGTGCCTGTAGCAGTGAGCGCTCCAGCGAGGTTTCGACCATCTGGGCGATTTCATCGAGGGCGACAGGCGGCGTGGGGCGTTCGCGGGCCAGATCGACTGCGCGGCGGCTTAGCAGGCCATAGAGCGCCGCATGGTCGCCACCACATTGTTCGAGCAAGTCCAGCTGGGCTTGCATGATACCGGTGTCGCCACGTGATACCGGGCCAGCAAGCGCTTGCGCCAGCCCTCGGTCGCGTGCTGTTTCGAGCGTGCCGGCGAGCATTGGCAACAACGCGCGTAGTGCGTCGGCCTGGCTGAACCCGAGTGTTTGCCAGAGGCGTGTGCCTTCAGCGAGGCCGCAGAGCGCGAAGCTTGAGGCGTAGTGCGCTGCGGCGTGGTACAGCATGCGCTTGCCGGGCGGAATAAACAGCGGATGGCAGCCCAGCGCGGCGGTGAGCGCGATCAGCGTTTTTTTTAGCGTGCCTTGGGCTTCGAGCGTGACGGAGCAGCCTGCGATGCGCTCGATATCTTCCACGCTACCGCCAAACAGATAGAGCGGATGAAACCCGCCTGTCGCGGCACCCTGGGCACGGGCGGAGTCCAGCAGGCTGACCGGTGAGGCACCGCTGCAATGCACGATGGCCCATGCGCGTGTGGTGTTCGGGGAGGATTCGGACGGGCCGAACTGGAGAGCGTTGACGCTCGGCACGATCTGGTCATCGGGAGGCGTGAGAAAAACCAGATCCACGGTATCTACTACTTGTTGTGGATCGGCGTAGGCCTGGCAGTTTTCAAGCTGGCTGGCGACGGTGCGTGCGCTGTCGAGCGTGCGGCTGGCGATGGCGGTGACGGGATAGCCCGCGCGCGCGAACGCTGGCGCAAGGCACCGCGAGACGCGGCCAGCACCAATGAAACCGAGTCTGGGCAGAGTGAGTTGGGTCATATCGGATTGAGCGAAGGAGCCAGAAAAAATCGAACTGAAGTATCGCCCATTCCTTTCTTGTGGGGCAGTCGTGTGCAAGCGAACAGGATTGTGTAATGAAAAATTACCGGCGCCTGAGCGGGTGCGGCGCGGGTGGGGGGCTTTAGCGTGTGCTGGCAGGAGCGGCCGGTGGCGCATGGTCTGCTGGGCGGTGCTTGCACGTCTGCTGGATGGTTCAGCCCCGGGCTGGCGGCACGCCATCGAACGCTCCCGGCAATTGCAATTTGCAACAAATGATCGCGGTGAGCGGCGGGGCTTTGCGATAAATTCGAGATAGAACATGCCAATTTGCGGTGTGGCCAGGTGGCCGCGCTGCCAGGAGAACCGAAGTGAAAATGTTTGTCCCTTATCTCGTTGCTGCTGCGCTAGGCGCTGGGCTGATTAATGC is a genomic window of Paraburkholderia bonniea containing:
- a CDS encoding Rossmann-like and DUF2520 domain-containing protein — protein: MTQLTLPRLGFIGAGRVSRCLAPAFARAGYPVTAIASRTLDSARTVASQLENCQAYADPQQVVDTVDLVFLTPPDDQIVPSVNALQFGPSESSPNTTRAWAIVHCSGASPVSLLDSARAQGAATGGFHPLYLFGGSVEDIERIAGCSVTLEAQGTLKKTLIALTAALGCHPLFIPPGKRMLYHAAAHYASSFALCGLAEGTRLWQTLGFSQADALRALLPMLAGTLETARDRGLAQALAGPVSRGDTGIMQAQLDLLEQCGGDHAALYGLLSRRAVDLARERPTPPVALDEIAQMVETSLERSLLQARDISPIKASRQ
- a CDS encoding acyltransferase family protein, giving the protein MEKIITERGSPTSQRIDYVDAMKGVGIILVVFGHMLINGQDWISDRIFDYIYLFHMPLFFFISGFLFKPERHPFLLPFAAARFRSIILPYLIFTFFSVALFLPQAHRVTPIMLDIIMAKRQQMPFNEALWFLPALFVVEIAFFSIRKILRIPVAIFLVTLVASYLGYPYTSQPNLPWSADAAAYYLIFYCVGYYCANSSIIYNLKKLQAWAACAFITVAAVINIWGAILADKIPNYYKTVSLYYPRRYALFVLIAFSGIVLVAALGKLLENYQPLSRVGKNSLLILGLHIPIRFLILEPIVIWLAPEIYVAENNAGMFYFTIVCMTLVPFVLVFKKIMNHLS
- a CDS encoding YggT family protein — protein: MFGEIAHFLLSTVFTLFGAALLLRAWLQVVRMPPYNPVTSTVLQVTNWLVLPLRRAIPGTRGVDWATIVAALLTAFVYGLAMVAVTGTDPFEQLPLSLIIAVLMVIKWALNLVIWLTILMALLSWLNPRSPAMPILYQLTAPLLNPLRRVIPQLGGIDLSPILLFVIVQVLLMIVTRAGASLANFPL